The Anabaena sp. PCC 7108 region TTATATTAGCGTTGGTTTGTTTTGCCACCACCACGCTTGCTAATAGTAATTCTCAAACCACCACAATTTACGAACAGCGACAAAATCACAGTTCTGATGGTATCGGTAAATACTACATGGGGAGAGAAATTGCCCAAGTCATGGGTTATACAGGTGCAGGTTGGTTAGAAAGACCCAGCAGAGAAGCAGAAGAAAAACCCAGTCAAATAGTTAATCTTCTCAACTTAAAACCTGATGATGTAGTTGCAGATATCGGTGCTGGTACAGGCTATTTAAGCTTTATCATAGCACCTTTATTACCACAAGGTAAAGTTTTCGCAGTTGATATTCAACCAGAAATGTTAGAGATTATCGGGTATTTTAAACAAGAAAAAAACATCAATAATGTTGAACCAATATTAGCAACTGTAACTAATCCTAACTTACCTCATGAAAGCATAGATTTAGCAATCATGGTCGATGCTTATCATGAATTAGCATATCCCCAAGAAGTGATGACAGAAATAGTTAAAGCTTTAAAACCAGGCGGTAGAGTTGTATTAGTAGAATATCGGGCTGAAAATCCCTTTATTATGATTAAACGCTTGCACAAAATGACACAACAACAAGTGAAGAAAGAAATGCAAGCGGTAGGTTTAGTTTTGCAGGAAAGCATAAATTCATTACCACAACAGCATTTACTGGTATTTGCAAAACCATGAATTAGATTTTTATCTCACGCAGAGTCGCAGAGACACAGAGAAGAAAGCAAGAGTTTGGTATTCTATTTCTGAAAACTTCCCTTTCTTCTCTTTCTTACCTTCGCGCTCTTCGCGTCTTCGCGGTTCGTTAAAAAAGATTTATGTGCTATCGCGCAGACTAAACTAACATTATCAAGACCTTGTTGGGTAGCGCTGTTGCTTAACCCAACCTACTATAATTTATAAGATTTGTGGAATTAAACTGACTTTTTTCGCAACACCATCCCAAACTATCCAATTAAACTTATTATCTAAATCATCACCAGTATTTGAAACTTTAAAATAGAACTTTTCTCCGCTTTTAAATTGCACCGCAAAATCAGCATTTTGGGCATAAACAACTATAAAACCTCTATCCCGTAAGCAATACATAGCCCAATTTTTTAATGATTGCTTATAAGGTTCGTGGGGAATTGGCGGGTTAGTAATTACGTCTTCAATGACTTTTAATATTTTTTCCATTTTCGCATTTAACTAGGATCACAACGTATTTCAATCATAAACCCATCGGGGTCATAAAAGTACACTCCTCTACCTGTAGGACGGGTAAGGGGTCCATAAGCAATTACTAAATTATTTTCCCTGATCACAGCCACAGCTTGATCAAATAATTCTGGATTTATATCAAATGCTAAATGATATGCTCTAGTAAAGGACTTACTGGGGTCAGGGTTTGGTGGTGATAATTCCGGTTCTCCAAATAAATCAATTATCGTCCCGTCGGGAGTGACAAAATTAGCGACTTTTCCCGTAGCGACGAGTTCTATTAATGTTTCTGGTACTTCTTCCCCTGTGAGTTCATGTAATCCTAAAATATGACCATAAAAATGGCGAGATGCTGTCATATTTTGGACATTTAAAGCGATATGATGGACTTTGCGTAGGTAGCCGATGGGAATAGTATTGTTAGTCATTTTTTCTTATTGAGTATTTTTTAATATACTGTAACCTAGTAATAGCAAAAATTGACTCAGATTTTGATGCTATTCAGGAAGATGACCGTTTTCAAGCTTTGATTTAATAAATTAGGTATAATAGCCATATACTGAATTTTATTAATTCTGAGTTAATAATTATGCAGCAAATTACTATAACTCAAGCTTCTCAACATTTATTCGACCTAATTGAAGCAGCACTTAATGGTGAAGAAATTATTATCACCAAAGATAATCAACCTGCTGTAAAATTAATTCCTGTATTAACAGTTAAACGCCGTCGTCAACCAGGTAGTGCTAAAGGAATGGTAAAAATGGCTGATGATTTTGATGAACCTTTAGAAGATTTTAAGGATTACTAAATACCCGACTTATAATATCAATTGATAATTTATTGATAATCTTAAAAAATAAATCGGGTATCTTATTATTTAATTAACGTCTATACTCATCTCCACAATCACCAATTAACTTATATAAATCTTTTGACTGCTGAGAAACTGCATCTATTTTACCTATATCTTCAGCATCTAAACTAAACCCAAACACCTTAGCATTATCTTCTAAATGTTCCGCAATTCCTAATCTTGCACCAACAATTACACCCCCTACCGCTGGCTGATTTAAAATGTAATTCACAGCCACATTAGCAATACTCACTTGATGCTTATCCGCAATTTCTTTAAGAGTAGTTAGTAAGATTTGGAATAATCCCCAACCACCCCAATTATCAACCATTTGTTTGTATTTTCTCAAGCTTGTGGTGTTGATTTCTAAGCTTTTTGGTTCTGGTTTACCCAAATATTTTTCTGATAACAAACCACCGCAAACACTACCATAAGTAAATAGTTTGATATCATGTTCTTGACAGAATTTAACCATATTTACTTGTGGTCTTCTATCAACTAGAGAAAACTGCACCTGATTAGAAACAATCTTGATTCCTGCTTCGGTAATAATTTGCAAATGTTCGGTATCAAAATTAGTTAAAGCTAAATGTTTGATTTTACCTTCTGTTTGCAATTCTGCCATATATTTGAGTGCATCTAAATAGCCAGAGTCTCTATATTCCCACCAATGGAACTGCATTAAATCTAATGATTTAACATCCATTCGACCCAAAGATATATCAATATTTTTCTCGACAATCTCTTTCGTCATCTTTCCAGGACGAGGAACCCATTTTGTAAAAGCTTGAATATTATTTACAGCTTCTTCTCCACGAGTCGCAATTAATTGACGACGAAATTCACCAATGAAATCTTCTGCTGGACCATAATGATCTGCTAAATCCCAAGTTGTAAAACCAGCATCGACATATTGAAACATTGACTCAATAGCGGTTTTTGGATTAATGCGTCCATGTCCCCCGGAAACCTGCCACATTCCGTTTAA contains the following coding sequences:
- a CDS encoding class I SAM-dependent methyltransferase, with the translated sequence MVILALVCFATTTLANSNSQTTTIYEQRQNHSSDGIGKYYMGREIAQVMGYTGAGWLERPSREAEEKPSQIVNLLNLKPDDVVADIGAGTGYLSFIIAPLLPQGKVFAVDIQPEMLEIIGYFKQEKNINNVEPILATVTNPNLPHESIDLAIMVDAYHELAYPQEVMTEIVKALKPGGRVVLVEYRAENPFIMIKRLHKMTQQQVKKEMQAVGLVLQESINSLPQQHLLVFAKP
- a CDS encoding VOC family protein — encoded protein: MTNNTIPIGYLRKVHHIALNVQNMTASRHFYGHILGLHELTGEEVPETLIELVATGKVANFVTPDGTIIDLFGEPELSPPNPDPSKSFTRAYHLAFDINPELFDQAVAVIRENNLVIAYGPLTRPTGRGVYFYDPDGFMIEIRCDPS
- a CDS encoding type II toxin-antitoxin system Phd/YefM family antitoxin, which codes for MQQITITQASQHLFDLIEAALNGEEIIITKDNQPAVKLIPVLTVKRRRQPGSAKGMVKMADDFDEPLEDFKDY
- a CDS encoding aldo/keto reductase — translated: MMLTEESYLQFTPDLKICRILNGMWQVSGGHGRINPKTAIESMFQYVDAGFTTWDLADHYGPAEDFIGEFRRQLIATRGEEAVNNIQAFTKWVPRPGKMTKEIVEKNIDISLGRMDVKSLDLMQFHWWEYRDSGYLDALKYMAELQTEGKIKHLALTNFDTEHLQIITEAGIKIVSNQVQFSLVDRRPQVNMVKFCQEHDIKLFTYGSVCGGLLSEKYLGKPEPKSLEINTTSLRKYKQMVDNWGGWGLFQILLTTLKEIADKHQVSIANVAVNYILNQPAVGGVIVGARLGIAEHLEDNAKVFGFSLDAEDIGKIDAVSQQSKDLYKLIGDCGDEYRR